One window of Terriglobia bacterium genomic DNA carries:
- a CDS encoding carboxypeptidase-like regulatory domain-containing protein: MRNARVLLAVFLILLFLPVVMSGQQSAVTGLVTDSSGAMMPGVEVKLTDTKTGIVQTTKTNERGEYLFVQQKPGLGYTMTFTLEGFQTLVMNDVSLGVGVTETRNATLQVGSISSTIEVKAEVGATLNTTDASLGNVIDTRRMVDLPIQIRSSPAALMSLQPGVVGNNVGTGSSNRVGSVTGSRADQGNITVDGIDANDQATGQAFATTGNAPIDSIQEFRTTSTNPGANLGRSSGGQIELVTKSGTNNFHGSLREFNRTSLTAANSFFNNKSGVARPALTRNQFGGSIGGPIIKDKLFFFFDYEGRRDAQGVAYARTVPLDFVRSGGMAYVNNTAGCLSTSRLDRNPGCITILSPAQVAALDPKAGSPGADAALLSFVNSRYPRANDLSGGDGINTGLFRFNAPSKRGDNTYTTRVDWVPTSNQKVFGRFTVARRIQTDTVNSVAAQFPGDPETAQIQVQDYTYAIGHTWTLNPSMVNQATFGVSRSGLVFPTLFKPSFPNLFTFGGGLTAPFADISDQDRFVPVPTIKDDFSWLHGTHNLQFGGSFKPIRSRSGLVNDFNFPTVGLGGLTNALDETLRPTNILNDANGVAPGNWDSMFAFILGRYAQIQTNFNYSVSGQAFAPGTGKKRDFRYNEYEFYFQDTWKMRSDLSLVYGVRWAYYGAPYEANGFQATQDVDYRSIFNIRQLNALTGTDGAAAEPFLRYDLAGKANNTRGYYEPDLNNFGPRLSFAYNPSFKDGLLGKLFGDRKTVLRGGGTVVYDRVAGALTFIQDQVSYLFDNTATTNFGGGSPASALANDPRFTSISSLPIANVAPVITRPFTPFVDSSGFPFGNQVGAFNYAFDQNFRTPYSIQYSFGMERELPGNFLVDVSYVGRQSRKLFTQADAAQALDFKDPGSGQFLSQAFNALQAQIQAGVSSANTTAQPWFENQISAAVGGSCVSQFGISCTRVIRALGLSTLVRRGDVSDVLQALYGSGFLNPNVGMSSQFSDNIYLTNLGSSSYNGMLVSLRKRYSNNLQFDLNYTLSHAIDNNSSVANTITGGLICDLRNLRVCRANSDFDIRHLINANWIYDLPIGKGQRLGGGMPGWLNAIVGGWEVGGIYTWRSGLPMSTTTGSFPVGFSFNSPAVSNISIATGAPNVHNAGSTIQFFADPTATLAGLAFPNALQIGNRNTLRSTGFWNVDLSVLKKWKMPWSEKHTLQFRWESYNLFNHNVFANPNLNITSSSFGAITASASAPREMQFALRYDF, from the coding sequence ATGAGAAATGCAAGGGTTTTACTTGCAGTGTTCTTAATTCTGCTGTTTTTACCCGTTGTCATGAGTGGTCAGCAGAGTGCAGTGACCGGGTTGGTCACTGACAGTAGTGGCGCTATGATGCCAGGAGTTGAGGTCAAGCTCACCGACACCAAGACCGGCATTGTACAGACCACCAAGACGAACGAACGCGGTGAATATCTATTTGTGCAACAGAAGCCGGGATTGGGTTACACCATGACATTCACCCTGGAAGGGTTCCAGACTCTTGTCATGAATGACGTCTCCCTGGGCGTAGGCGTGACCGAAACCCGGAATGCGACGTTGCAGGTGGGATCAATTTCGAGCACCATCGAAGTTAAAGCAGAGGTTGGAGCAACCCTGAACACCACCGACGCCAGTCTGGGGAACGTCATTGACACTCGTCGAATGGTCGATCTTCCCATTCAAATCAGGAGCTCGCCCGCTGCTCTGATGAGTTTGCAGCCCGGCGTGGTCGGTAACAACGTAGGGACGGGTTCGAGCAACCGAGTAGGTTCCGTGACCGGTTCCCGCGCCGACCAGGGCAATATCACGGTCGACGGAATCGATGCCAATGACCAGGCGACCGGCCAGGCATTCGCCACGACGGGAAATGCACCCATCGACTCCATTCAGGAGTTTCGTACCACTTCGACAAACCCGGGCGCGAACCTGGGACGCAGCAGTGGTGGTCAGATCGAGTTGGTCACCAAGAGCGGCACCAACAATTTTCATGGTTCGCTTCGCGAATTCAATCGCACCTCGCTCACGGCCGCGAATAGCTTCTTTAACAATAAGTCCGGGGTTGCCCGACCTGCCCTGACCCGCAATCAGTTTGGTGGAAGCATCGGCGGCCCTATCATCAAAGATAAGCTGTTCTTCTTCTTCGATTACGAAGGACGCCGTGACGCCCAGGGCGTCGCCTACGCAAGAACCGTTCCGCTGGATTTTGTTCGCAGCGGCGGGATGGCTTACGTCAACAACACGGCAGGGTGTCTGAGTACCAGCCGCCTCGACCGGAACCCCGGTTGTATTACCATCCTCTCTCCGGCTCAGGTTGCGGCTCTCGACCCCAAGGCCGGCAGTCCTGGCGCCGACGCGGCATTGCTGAGTTTCGTGAATAGCCGCTATCCGCGCGCCAACGACCTGTCGGGAGGCGACGGGATCAACACCGGATTGTTCCGATTTAATGCCCCCAGCAAGCGGGGGGACAACACCTACACGACCCGCGTCGACTGGGTCCCCACTTCCAATCAAAAGGTCTTCGGTCGATTTACGGTTGCCCGGCGCATTCAAACCGACACAGTGAACAGTGTGGCGGCACAATTCCCAGGTGATCCGGAGACAGCCCAGATCCAGGTTCAAGACTACACCTACGCCATCGGTCATACCTGGACATTGAACCCGAGCATGGTCAATCAAGCCACCTTTGGGGTCAGTCGCTCGGGTCTGGTCTTTCCGACGTTATTCAAGCCTTCCTTCCCGAATCTGTTCACATTCGGCGGTGGGCTGACAGCTCCATTCGCGGATATCAGCGACCAGGATCGCTTTGTTCCCGTGCCTACGATCAAAGACGATTTTTCATGGCTCCATGGTACTCACAACCTGCAGTTCGGCGGATCCTTTAAACCCATCCGCTCGAGGTCAGGCCTGGTCAACGATTTCAATTTCCCCACGGTTGGCCTGGGTGGGTTGACGAACGCACTGGATGAAACCCTCCGACCTACCAACATTCTGAACGATGCCAATGGAGTTGCCCCGGGCAACTGGGACAGTATGTTTGCTTTCATCCTGGGACGGTACGCACAGATCCAAACGAACTTCAACTATTCCGTCTCCGGACAAGCTTTTGCCCCGGGCACCGGAAAGAAGCGCGACTTCCGGTACAACGAGTACGAGTTTTATTTCCAGGATACCTGGAAGATGCGCAGTGATCTGTCCCTGGTGTACGGTGTCCGCTGGGCCTATTACGGCGCGCCTTACGAGGCCAATGGATTCCAGGCCACCCAGGATGTGGATTATCGCAGCATCTTCAACATACGCCAGTTGAATGCGTTGACCGGAACGGACGGAGCGGCCGCAGAACCGTTCTTGCGGTACGATCTCGCCGGCAAGGCCAACAACACCCGGGGATACTATGAACCGGATCTGAATAACTTCGGGCCTCGCCTGAGCTTTGCTTACAATCCCTCTTTCAAGGATGGGTTGCTCGGGAAGCTCTTCGGGGACCGCAAGACGGTTCTCCGCGGGGGCGGCACCGTGGTTTATGATCGTGTCGCAGGCGCCCTCACGTTCATTCAGGACCAAGTGTCCTATCTGTTCGACAACACCGCCACCACCAATTTTGGAGGCGGCTCTCCCGCCAGCGCTCTGGCCAATGACCCGCGCTTCACGAGCATCAGCAGTCTGCCGATCGCGAATGTGGCACCGGTCATCACCCGGCCCTTTACACCCTTTGTCGATAGCTCAGGTTTCCCGTTTGGGAACCAGGTGGGTGCATTTAACTACGCCTTCGATCAGAATTTCCGGACCCCGTACTCCATCCAGTACAGCTTTGGGATGGAGCGCGAATTGCCCGGCAACTTCCTGGTCGATGTCTCTTATGTCGGCCGGCAATCCCGCAAGCTGTTCACTCAAGCCGATGCAGCCCAGGCTTTGGATTTCAAAGACCCTGGCTCCGGACAGTTTTTGAGTCAGGCGTTCAATGCGCTTCAGGCTCAGATTCAGGCCGGGGTGTCGTCCGCCAACACGACCGCACAGCCGTGGTTTGAGAATCAGATCAGCGCGGCGGTGGGCGGTTCCTGCGTCTCTCAGTTTGGGATCTCCTGCACACGCGTGATTCGAGCGCTTGGCCTTTCGACTCTCGTCCGGCGGGGCGACGTGTCCGATGTGCTGCAGGCTTTGTACGGCAGCGGATTCCTTAACCCCAACGTCGGCATGAGCAGTCAGTTCTCGGATAACATTTACCTCACCAACTTAGGCTCCTCGAGCTACAATGGCATGCTGGTCAGTCTTCGAAAGCGTTATTCGAACAACCTGCAGTTCGATTTGAATTACACCCTGTCTCACGCCATTGACAACAATTCCAGTGTGGCGAACACGATCACCGGCGGTCTGATCTGCGACCTTCGGAACCTCCGCGTTTGCCGTGCCAATTCCGACTTCGATATCAGACACCTCATCAATGCCAACTGGATCTATGACCTGCCAATTGGCAAAGGACAGCGTCTGGGTGGTGGAATGCCTGGATGGCTCAACGCCATCGTCGGCGGCTGGGAAGTCGGTGGAATTTACACCTGGCGAAGTGGTCTGCCCATGAGCACTACGACGGGCTCGTTCCCTGTAGGCTTCAGTTTCAACAGCCCGGCGGTCTCGAATATCAGTATTGCGACAGGTGCTCCCAACGTTCACAACGCGGGATCTACCATCCAGTTCTTCGCCGATCCCACGGCGACCCTGGCAGGCCTGGCGTTTCCGAACGCTCTTCAGATCGGGAACAGAAACACGCTCCGGAGTACCGGGTTCTGGAATGTGGATCTGTCCGTTTTGAAGAAATGGAAGATGCCGTGGTCAGAGAAACACACGCTCCAATTCCGTTGGGAGTCTTACAACCTGTTTAACCACAACGTCTTTGCTAATCCCAACCTTAACATCACGTCGAGCTCTTTCGGGGCGATCACGGCTTCCGCCAGCGCTCCGCGTGAAATGCAGTTCGCGTTGCGTTACGACTTCTAG
- a CDS encoding ATP-binding cassette domain-containing protein gives MSSNHTLAVENVSKRFDNFTAVDSLSLHVPEGTMYGLLGPNGAGKTTTLRMIMNITIPDSGRVTILGRPMSEGLKEHIGYLPEERGLYPKMKVGETLLFFGEIKGMTSANARAQMDLWLGRMDLLSWKEKKVNELSKGMQQKIQFIATIMNDPELIILDEPFAGLDPVNADLLKDVMLELKKRGRTIIFSTHRMEQVEKLCDDICLINKSKKVLDGSLREIKRGYGKNTVIVAYDGDDSFMHDERFVQGSNNYGKYAELKLKPGASPQELLRSMVEKTTITRFEVAEPSLNEIFKEVVGQSVEELNAEDQSKRRGMLATTVR, from the coding sequence ATGAGTTCCAATCACACATTGGCCGTGGAAAATGTTTCAAAGCGGTTTGACAATTTTACTGCCGTGGATTCGTTGTCGCTGCATGTTCCCGAAGGGACCATGTACGGCTTGCTGGGTCCTAATGGCGCCGGCAAGACCACCACGCTGCGGATGATCATGAATATCACCATCCCGGACAGCGGGCGCGTTACGATTCTCGGTCGGCCCATGTCGGAAGGCCTCAAGGAACATATCGGATATCTTCCCGAGGAGCGGGGCCTCTACCCGAAAATGAAGGTGGGGGAGACCCTGCTGTTTTTTGGTGAAATCAAAGGAATGACGAGCGCCAACGCCCGCGCCCAGATGGATTTGTGGTTGGGGCGGATGGACCTGTTGTCGTGGAAGGAAAAGAAGGTCAACGAACTCTCCAAAGGGATGCAGCAGAAGATCCAATTCATCGCCACCATCATGAACGATCCGGAACTGATTATCCTGGATGAACCCTTTGCCGGCCTTGATCCGGTCAATGCCGACTTGCTGAAAGACGTCATGCTGGAGTTGAAGAAACGCGGACGCACCATCATCTTCTCGACCCACCGGATGGAGCAAGTCGAGAAGCTGTGCGATGATATCTGTCTCATAAACAAGTCAAAGAAGGTGCTCGACGGAAGTCTCCGGGAAATCAAGCGCGGATACGGCAAGAACACAGTCATTGTGGCGTACGATGGCGACGACAGCTTCATGCACGACGAGCGGTTTGTGCAGGGATCAAATAACTACGGAAAGTATGCCGAGCTGAAACTCAAGCCGGGCGCCAGTCCCCAGGAGCTGCTGCGGTCCATGGTGGAGAAGACCACCATCACGCGGTTCGAGGTGGCTGAACCTTCGTTGAACGAGATCTTTAAGGAAGTAGTGGGCCAGAGCGTCGAAGAATTGAATGCCGAGGACCAGAGCAAACGTCGGGGGATGCTTGCGACGACGGTCCGGTAG